ACATTTATTTCCACTGTATTCCAGCCCCAACGACTATTTATCTTAATAGCTATAAACTTGAACCGGGTAAAGCCGTGCATATCGAGGCCGGTCAACCACGGGCAGAGCTGTTATATTCGCCTGAATTCAGTACTGCATTAGCCGATAAACCTGCCGCCTTAAAACAGTGTTTAGATACCATTGAGCATGCGGTGGATTCTCACGCTACTGGTCAGGTGGGCGCGTTTTTAAGCGGTGGGCTAGATAGTTCTACCGTGGCGGGTATGTTAGCCAAAAATCAGCCACAGCAGGCCAGAACCTTTTCAATTGGCTTTGAAGTAGAAGGCTATGATGAAACCGAATATGCACTGCTAACCGCTAAGCATTTTAACACCGACCACAAGGTGTTGTATTTGAAGCCGGAAGAAGCAGAGAAAGAATTTGTTAAGGTGGCCCAGTACTTTGATGAGCCCTTTGGTAACTCATCGGCGATGGCCGCTTATTTTTGTGCTACCTTTGCCAAAAATGCAGGCATTGAAGTGCTCTTGGCTGGAGACGGTGGTGATGAACTGTTTGCTGGTAATGAACGTTATGCCAAACAAAAAGTGTTCGAGCACTATAACCGTTTACCCAGTGCGCTAGGCGATATCAGCAACATACTGTTCAACAACGGACTGACCCGCAAAATTCCCGGCTTGCAAAAGGTTGCCAGTTATTTGAATCAGGCACGAGTGCCTTTGCCAGCTCGCTTGCAAACCCATAATTTTGTTAATCAGTTAGGTGTGGAGAATATTTTTCCAGCGGCTTTTCTGGCTCAGGTTGACACCCATGTTCCCGAGCAGCAACTAAAACAGCGTTTTGACGAATGTAAAAGTAAGCATCCAGTTGATGGAATGCTCTATCTAGATTGGAAATTCACCCTTGCTGATAACGATCTGGTTAAAGTCAACAAAATGTGTGAATTGGCCGGTGTAGAAGTACGTTTCCCGCTGCTAGATAAACAACTAGTTGATTTTAGTTGCACTATCCCTGCCGATGAGAAATTGCCCGGGGGTGAGCTGCGCGACTTCTATAAAAAGTCCTGTAAAGGCTTCCTCGCCGATGAAACTTTGAGCAAAAGCAAGCATGGTTTTGGTTTGCCGTTTGGGGTGTGGATGAAAGAAAACGCAGCGCTCAAAGAGTTAACCATCACCACGTTGAATCAATTTAAGCAGCGTAATATTGTCAATGCCAGTTTGATCGAACAGGCAATGGACGCTCACAACAGCGTGCATACCGGCTATTTTGGTGAGCTTATCTGGATCATGGTGGTGTTAGAGCTGTGGTTACAAAAAGAGGCAGCAGATTTTAGTGCATAGTCTATTAAGCGTTGCTAATAGCTTACTGAGCGGCAATAAACTCAGTATATTAATCTATCACCAAGTGCTAGAAGCGTTCGACCCTATGCGGCCCTATGAAGTGACGGCAGAGGTGTTTGATTGGCATATGGCGTTAATCAGTCGCTACTTCACACCGATCAGTTTAACCGATGCGGCTAAGTATCTTGAGCAGGGCAAGCTACCTGACAAGGCTATCTGTGTCACCTTTGATGATGGCTACTTAAACAACTTAACTGTTGCTCAACCCATTCTCGCTAAATATAAGATACCGGCGACTGTATACGTGGCAACTGCCTTTACCGAAGGTGCCGATATGTGGAATGACCGAGTGTTGGATTTGTTCAACGATGCACAATTGAGCTCTTTAATCATAGAAGGCGAAAGCGTCACGCTAGGAGATTGGGAAAAGCGTAACCAGTTAGCCGCAGCGCAATTAATGCGTCTTAAATATTTGCCGATTGATGAACGCCTAGCAGGGGTTCAGAAGCTTTATGATGACAACAACCTAGCCGAACCTACACCAAGAATGATGAATGCCCAGCAAGTTAAACAACTCGCCGATTGCGGGGTTGAGATAGGTGGGCATACGGTTAATCACCCGATCCTAAAAGTGCTGTCACCCGAACAACAATTTGATGAAGTCAGTCGCTGCAAAGCTCAATTAGAGCAGTGGACCGGCAAACCGGTTAAGCACTTCGCATACCCCAATGGCTCTTACGGTAAAGATTTAACCGACGAGACCGTCGAGTTGGTGAAAAAAGCCGGTTATGAAACAGCCGTTGTCACCGATTGGGGTACATCATCACCCGGTGACGATTTACTCAGACTCAAACGATTCACCCCCTGGGATAGCTCAGCATGGAAGTTTCATGCTAGGTTGGTGAAAAGCCGCTTAACAATTTAGCATGAATTTCGACATGTTTTATATTTAGTCGTTACTAAATAATCTATAACTTATTTACCGAAGGAGCACCAATGATCTCCAAAATAAAGGGATTTAATGGGATTAGAGCATTGGCAGCCCTAACTGTAGTGTTTACCCATATTGGTGCCTATCGATTTTTAGAACATCACAACTATATATCGCGGGAATTAATCCAAAGCTTCGATGGTAGTGCCGGTGTGCAGGCATTTTTTATTCTTAGCGGTTTCTTAATTACTTATCTATTAGTAAAGGAATACCATAGAACTGGGACAGTATCCCTATATAATTTTTACTTGCGTAGAACTCTGCGGATATTCCCGCTTTATTTCCTAGTGGTTTTTCTCATTGGTATTCTGCACTTTTTTGGTTCTGGTGTAACCAATGGTGAGTCAATCTTATTTTCAATATTTTACATCTACAATTTTATACCGAAAGAGTGGTATTCATCTGTATTAGGTCATACTTGGTCGCTAGCTGTTGAAGAGCACTTCTATCTGATATGGCCATTTGTTTTTATCACTATGGCTAAATACCCTTCCAAATTAGTAAAATATTTAGTGATGTTTATTGGGATTTCGATAATCTCCAATATTGTGTTGCAATCTATTGAGTATGTACGTCAATCATTTTTCATTGGACGTTTTTCATTCATTGCAGGGGCGAATATCGCTTATGGCTGTATACTCGCATTAGCAATTTCATCAAGTGTCAGAAGAAAAAGTGTCGAAAGGATTTTAGCATCTTCCTGGCTTCTAATATTGGGCCTACTGCTATGGCAATGTGCTCTTTGGCTGCCTAAATTGCAATATTTACCTTCCGTTTATATAAGAGGGGTTGGGTTAGCCATTTGTATTGCTTGGATTTTTCTCAATCAAAGTTCCTTGCTGGTTAGAGTATTAGAGTTTCGGCCTTTAAATTACTTAGGTGAAGTCTCATATGGTATTTATATGTATCAAGGTTTTTATCTTGCCACGGGGCCATATAGAGCAGCAGGTCAAACGTGGCCGATTTCCCAAGAGATTGGTTTGGTATTGTTGGTGATTACAGTACCTATTTCCTTTCATTTATTCGAGAGACCTATAACTAAACTTAAAAGGAAATGGCAGAAAGATTGTTAGTTGCCTTCTCTGATAAAATGCTCATTAAGTTGGGCTAAATCTACTCTGTATATCTCTATCGCAGTATTAGGCTGCTGTGTGTATGTCTCAAATATCTTGTTGAATACCTTAGGAAATCTATCAACCATGTTTAGTGCAGGATCATTCATACGAGCAAATTTGCCAAAGGTGACCAAATACTCGGTATTGTACTTCAACATGCGCTCGATACTTTGCTGGTTGTTCGGGTCATTAAGTAATGGGATAGAACGGCGTTGCAATGTGTGGGGTAATACGCCCCAGTCCACAGTTGCGACTACAGCGTTCTTGGGGATTTCTATATCTACAAAGCCTTTTAGAGCACTTATTGCTGAGGATTCATCTCGAAACTTGTCTGTTTGCTCAACATGCCTAAGTAAATTAGGTGAGGCCAACACCAACAATGCACTAACGAGTAATAATGCTCCTGTTTGAGCAGGGCGTTTTAACTTTCCTAACCAAGCAAAGTTGACGCATTTATATATACCAAATCCCATCATCACTATTATGAAAGGCAGCATAGGTATCCAATAGCGATATACGATGTGTAATGTTTTAGTCAGTAATATATCTTTACCAATGAACGCCATAGACAGTCCAACATAAAGTAACTCTAATTTATTTGCTCGTTTTGCCCAAGGCCCTAATCCCAAAGCTACTAAAACGAGCATAACGACTGTTATGACGTGGCGGTTTAGGGTACTCAAACCGCCATACCATGACTCAAACAGAGCGCCGAAAAACATACTGGTACGTAATAATGGAAACTGCCAAGCAGCTTCGACACTCTCGGCTGACGCATCGCCAGGTAAGCCCTTAGCGTAGATGCTTAACCCTTTTAAACCAAAAAAGTAACCGTTGGCCATATTAAACGTATCAGGGGTATGAGCAAAATAATTCCTAGCTGTCCAAAGTATAAAAGGTAAACAAACCAATCCGCCTATGACCAGCATTTTCGATATAGATAGTTTGAGTGTGTCGCGGTTGTGCTGAAAAGCATGGATAAGCAGCGCCAAACCTAGTGCAGCGCAAAAGAATAAGCCCTGCAAGCGCACTAGTGACGAGAAGGCTACAAGGGCACAACACAGGAATAAAAATTTACGTTGCCCGCTCATATCATATTTCCGCCAGCACAATAATGCAGCCATGGAAACGGTTAAGAATAACGAGTCAGAAATAAGCGCATAAAAATAGAGCATGAAAATGCTACTAGTGAGCACGAAAAATGGAGTGAAAAAACCAATCACACCGTATTTTTCGACTGAAAAATAGCGGCTGATTATCCATATTCCGAGTATTGAGATAACACCAATAAAACCTTGTAGGAACCAGAAATCTTCGCCAAACAATGCTAAAGGCAACATAATTGCTATTGATGTACCGGGATAATACTGCAAATTAGGCTGGAAATTGAACCAATACTCCTGATGCTGCAACATATTGGTTGCGGTTCCCAAGTATATGCCAGAGTCAGGATATTGAAGCCAGAGAGAAGGGATGGTAAATAGCAATATGGCACTTATGATCAAGAGCATAATAATTTGAATTGATGATGGTTTTTTTACCACTGTTGTAGCCCTAAACATTTATTTTCCATTTCAACGGCTTGAGTACCACACTGTTTGTGGATAACGCACTGAGACCATTTCTGTGTGCTTTGAATTTTGAGATTTTCGTCACTAATCTAATCCGTTAGATAAATAATTCTGGTCAAAATACCATTAATAAGAGTTAACTCAAACCTGATTAACTCGATTCAAAAAGCTTTTCTTATGATATTAATTTTTTAACTTTGTTTAATCTTCATCTCGTTACACTTTAACAGAATAAAGTGTTAGATTTGCACACAATTTATATCTATGTAATCACAATATTGAGAGGGAAAGAGTGTCAAAAGCTGGGGCATTAAAAATTCTTAGTAATGCAAAATATTTATATATGGCATTACTAATGTCGCAAGGATTGCGTTTCGTTTATATGCTCATTTTAGCTAGGCTTCTGGGTGCTGAGCTATATGGGCTTTATACATACGGGCAATCTTGGTATTTGATGTTCTTGCCCCTTACCGGTCTTGGGTTGGGCGCCATGTTATCCAGGGAAGTGGGAAAAAGGAATGCCAACACTTCGCAGATAGTGAATCTAGTAGCTACAATTCGGATTGTAGCAGTCTTGGCGGTGGCGGCCATTTCAATGTTAACTGGTTTAATAGTCGCCGAAAATAGTTTTATTGCGTCACTGTTGCTGGTTTTTTCCTTTGCCTTGATCGGAAAAGCTATGGTTATGTGGGCAAACCAAATGTTTCAAGCATTTGAGTCAACTCAATTAGTTTTTAAGATAGAACGAGTTTTTAAACCTTGTGAGATAGCAATTAGTATTGTTGTTGCGATATTGACTGAGAACATATTATTAGTTGCCGTTGTTCATGCCTTTGCTCAGATCGCTCAAGGTTTAGTAAGTGTCTATCTGGCCAATAAAAATCTGCAGAAAGTATCTCTTCTTTGGCATCCGAAGCTGATGATTTCAACTGTAGTAGGTCTGTTTCCTCTTGCGATAGCTGTTTTTGCGGGGCAATTCCTATTTTACGGTCCAATTGTGTTGGTAAAAAGATCGTTTAGTTCTGCCAGCGATTTAGGTAATTTTTCGCTGTTGATTCAATTGTTTATTGTCATCATTGCTTTATTTTCATCAATAACAAGCGCAGCCTTGCCAGCCTTGAGCCGATCCGCTTCAAGCAATCGTAATAATTTGAATTTGTTCAGTCGAATAGCTATCTATGTGTCATGCATATTCGGAATTTTTCTATACATTGCGTCTTCATTGTTCGGTGAAAAACTACTTGTTTTAGCGTTTGGTCACAAGTTCATTTTAGCAGGTCATTACTTAGCACTGATGATGCTGGTGCTAATACCCGCGACACTTACTAATTTACTAAATAGTGTTCAAATTTCACTAGAGCACAACGTAAAGGTATTAATTACTAACCTTTTGGGTGCAGCCACCTTGGTATTGAGCTTACCTTGGTTTGTTGCACAATATGGTTTAGCGGGCGCTATATTTAGTCTGCAAGCAGCTTTCTTAGTTTCAGCGTCAATAGGTGTGATTTTCTTAACCAGAGAGCTTGTAATATCAATCAAAGACGCCCTTGTGGTGCCTGCTATGCTATTAGGTATATTTGCACTGATATATTGGTTTGGCGTGAGTATTGAGCAAACTGAAATTGCTATGTTGGTTGGAGGGATGTGTTCAATTATAATTTTATGGTTTGTAGGGCTGAATTCAAAAGAGCGAAAATCTGTCAAATACAGATTTTCTAAGTTAAAGTTTTAACTCAGATATATATTACTGTTTAAGTAAGTCTAACAGGCTCGATTTTGTTTTTTGAATTGAGTAATTCTTAACAGACTGAATTATTTTCTCTGAGTTAAATGTGTTGGGGGTGAGTGCTTGAATCATTTTTGTCAGGGCTTCTTGATCATCAGATTCGCTCACTGTAAAACCATTTACACCTTCATTTATGAGATAGGGAACTCCGCCTTTGCGGTTACCTACAACCGCACAGCCACAGAAATTAGCTTCTAGATAGACCAAACCAAATGATTCATCATACTCGGATAAAAGCCAAAATAAATCCGCGCCAGAATAATAATCTACAAGTTGTTTCCGCTCTAACCCTTGAAGTATCAATACCGAACTTTGCAAGTTATGTCTCTCAACGTGAGATTTAAACTCATCTACAAATGGCCCATTCCCAATGACAATCCAGAATAATGGCTGTTTTTCACATAACTTTTTAAACAAGTGTAGTTTGCGCACATAGCCTTTTTTTGTAGTTAAACGACTAACCGATAACAAAATTCTAGTATCCGTTTTAACGTTATATTTTTCACGCAAGTCTACTTTCAAAGGTGAAAACATGGATTCATCTATACCATTCGTAATAACTACAATTTTCTCTGTTAAATGAGATAATTGTGTCATCGAAACAAATTTGTGCTTCATGTAGTCACTGACTGCGATGATGTGTTTGCAGTGTTCCAGTAATTGAGTATATTTTTTCTTGAAGCCGAGCAATCTAAATATGGGTTCAGGTTTAATATAAATATTCTCTGGTTCGCTACCGTGTAAGTATACCCAGCATTTAGCTTTTATATGTGCCGGGAAATATCGTGCAGCCACTAAACTTGCCCCTGTATCATTGACAATAATATCGTCAAACTGGTCTAGGTTTAGCTCACGTAGCGTTTTCCAAAAGCCTAAAAACCTGAAAGGCCATGCCGTATCTGCTTGTATTATAGGAAATGTTTCTTCTATGAGATGACCTTTATCTAAGGTCACTAGGGTAAGATTGCACTCATGCTGAATTAGTCGAGCAATATCCCGAGCCACTGAACCCGCGCCACCAACCTCAGGCGGGTACTGATAAGTTATTAACAGGACATTTTTCAAGATTTTGTTCTTTCTGTTTTCATTTGACGATTGTTTAATACCAATGTTCAAGGTTGACATTGAGCAGTTTTTCGAGTCTTTTGACATCACCACTATAATGATTCTGGAGCATTGCTTTGGTAGCAGGATCTATCCGTGGCTTCTCGACTTTTTTCATGTTTTTTAACCTAACGTAATTCCTAATTTTCCATCGTGTCGCTTTTGGTAGAAATAAGCTACCAATCGTACCCATCCATTTGGGGGGAGTAGTAACAAAATGAGTAAGCTTTGCAGATCTTGCTACCTTGCTTGGGTTGTGTACTTGAAATTCGGCTGGACAAATATGAGGTAAGCCTAAAAAATCTAATAGTCCGGTGTAACTTGCTTTATTATTATTTTTGAAATCATCAAACCATATGATGTGAACATTTTCCTTACCCATAACCTTCAAATAATGTTCTACATGATCACAATATAATCCAAGACTTTGGTATCTAGTTGTATATTCCAATCTAGCATTTTTAGGAATATTATCCCCAGTTATTCTCGATGGTTCCAGATCCCATGCTTCTTCAAAAGTATTTACTACTTCACGAGTACTGAATTTTGCCTCGTAGAACATTGAATAGGCTACTTCTACAGGGTTCCTTAGCATAATGACAACTTTAGAATCTGGCGATTTTTCTAAAAATTCATATGGTGCGGATTCTGAATACAAATAGGTTGGTGATGCATCCAACGCGTAAGTTTCATCATCCCATTCTTTAAACCAATTAAGGTAGGATTTTTCATTAATTAATTCAGCATAACGAACAAGATCTTTGCCAAAAAAAGTGAACTCCTTCTGCAATGGTGTGTAAATATCTGGGTGCGCCATCAAATGTCGCGCCATTGCTGTCGTACCGGATTTTGGTGCACCGACAATATATAAATTTGGATATCTTGCTAACGAGCTCATCTAATTTAGGTCCGTAATAAGTGTGTTGAGGCTTTTGACTGATCGTTCAATACGATACTTTTCACCTACTAATTTGGTAGCGTTGGTTTTCATGCTGGCATAATCATTTTCTGAAAGGTTGATTAGGGCTGTAATACCGCAGGCCATTTCTGATGGCGATTGAGTTGCCACTAGGTAACCCGTCACGCCGTGCTCTACAATCTCTTTATTACCCGTAGGGCAATTTGTAATCACGGCAGGGACGCCCAAACATTGGGCCTCTATTGCTGCGTTGCACAGTCCTTCATAATCGCTGTTTAGAACAAAAGCCTTAGCGTTGGAAACATAAGGATAAGGATTAGTGACAAATCCTTTGAAGCGTATTTTGTCTGCTATTCCTAATCCATGAGCTTGTTGCTCTAATTCTTTACGTAATGGTCCGTCACCTAAAATAAGTAATGGGATTTGTTTGTCTGGGCTCAATAACGCATAGGCCTCTATCAAAATGTCGTAGCGTTTTTGCTGGGTTAGAGAGCCAACGGATACTAAGTATGATCCATTGGCTGGGGTTTCAACGCTGGTATCACTAGCCTTATCAACCAGAACATCAATGTTGAAACCATTGCGTATCATATAGGTTTTACCAGCTGCATAGGGATAGAAATCGACAAAGTTATCTTTTAATTCATCACATAGGACGATGTAAGCAGTAGCGTGTTGATACAGCCAATAGAAGATCTTTTTTCGCCAATCATCCTCTTGGTTAGCTGGGTTGTTCGCTACTCGCACAACCCAGCTCGTTTTTAATCGGCACAGTTTCAGCGCTAACCCGGTAAGCAGGCTCGGAAATGACCAAACACTGATGAGGATGTCTGGCTTTATCTGGAGCAAGTTTTTTATCAATAGCAAAAAGCACCAAGGAAGATACACCGCGGAGCGCTTTTGCAAGTCAACTAATTTAACATCATCAGGTACAGGGTAAGTCACTACCTGATTCAATAATAAAACAGTAATCTCTAAATTCTCTCTATCCATATTGCACAGAAGATTACTCAGCGCTCGCTCGGCGCCGCCTTTTGAGAGGGTGCTACTGACAAAACACAGTTTTTTCTTTCTACTACCGGTTAACTGCATTATGACAAGTCCTGAGATTTAGTGTGCTTGGCAAGCAGCAACTTTAGTTTTAAGTGGTCGGTGATCCGCTGGCGAATGTCATTCGATAGTATGGCCAAACATGGCAGGATCACATACTTCATTGGGCTGTTGCTTTGTTCGGATTGTCTTAGTTGGGTAAGCAGTTTGCTCACCAACTTATTGGGTGAGGCTTGGTCAATAAAATGTTGCAGTTCTTGTTCACAAAAATGGTCATGACCTTGGCGAACTCGATCATGATGTAGCTTATGGATATAGCGCCTTATTTTGTAGCGTTTTAGGCTCATACCACTGGTGATACTAGCATTATGAATACGGTATTGGAGTAGTGCGACTGGCAAGTTATGAATTTCAATTTCGGCATCAATTAATCTATATAAAAAGTCATAATCTTGCGCCGTAGATAAATTACGATAGCCTTTAATTTTGTCGTAGGCTTGCTTGGTAAACATCCAAGTGGGATGACATGCCACAGAGCAATAGGGGATCATCTTTTTCATCAGCGCATAATCTGACTGAAAATATTGTTTGCCAAGCACATTGCCCAGTTCATCTATATTTTCTATGGCACTGCCCACCAAGCCTACCTGCTGATTTGCCAATAAGAACTGATATTGAACTTTCAGTCGTTCCTGATAGGCAACATCATCGGCATCCATTCTGGCGATAAAAGCACCTGTTGATTGCTCAATTCCCTTCATTAAAGATTTTGCCAAACCAAGATTGCTGGCATTTTCAATAATGACTATTCGCCCATCACTAAGCTGTTTCTGATACAGATATTCTCGTATAGATAGGTTATTTGGGTCATCCAAAACTATGATGAATTCAAAGTCTGCTAAGGTCTGTGCCAGAATTGAATCTACTGCTGCCCCGAACCAATCTAAGGGTTCTCGATAGCATGCCATTACAACGGAAACTATAGGTGGCTTTGGGTTAAGATTATTGGTCACGGCGGTCTAAACCAATAAAAGGGGTGATTAAATACGCTGCATGTTTATGGATCATGTTGTCCCACAAAAACTCAATGCCTGCGGCTTTTGCATTGTTTGCTATAGCCGCTCGACTTGTATTATCCATCAAACTGACTTGTTGAATAACATTCGCTAAAGCTTCGCTGCTCTTGGCTTTAAATAATATTGCTGTCTTGCCATCTTCGATAATATCAGGGGCGCCTGATTCATCTGAAGCACAACACAACATCCCAGCAGACATCGCCTCAAGCAAACTAACTGGTAAGCCCTCAGCGTCACCATCGGCCGTAACGATTGATGGCAAAACAAATAGATCTGCTTGGCTTAAAACACGAAATTTGTCTTGTCCATTTACGAATCCATGAAACTTTACGGAATTGGATAAGTTAAGGGCGTTGACCTGTTGTTTTATATCACCAAGTAAAGGGCCGTCACCCAACAAGTCTAGTTGGACAGGAATACCTTTGTTAAGCACATCCGCCATCGCATGAAGTAGATAGGTTACGCCCTTTTTTTCGGCCAAGCGGCCAACAAATACTAATCGTAGTTTCCCATCATTTACTTGCTGGTTTTCATCTGCGGAACAATCTGGCAAGTTCAGATCTACTCCCATTGGCAGCACGGTCGACTTAACTTCAATTTCGTCGCGGGTATTTGAGTCGAAAAAGTCTAGGGCTTGATTTCTTCCCCTGCTGCCTGCGAACGATATAGCTTTAAATTGGGGGAGAATTTTACGCACTAAATAATTGCCTAGAAAGGGGATTTTGCGCAAAATAGTGATATCAGCAGCGTGAGACGTTAACGTATGGGGAATCGAAAATTGGTTTGCAACACGGTTACACATCAGTCCCTGCGGAGTAAACCAATGGGAGTATATCAAGTCAATTTTATATTGCTGTACAATCCTACGAGTCGCGAAGTAACAAGCAGCCAATAAAAAAGGTACTTGAAATAAGCGTAGCGGTTTTTCTTTGATATTTGGCCAAATTGCCGGATAAACAAGAGTTTGAAAAGACTCAGGCTTGAAGTACTTATAGCGGTGTATATGGACTCCTTCCCAAACTTCATATTGACTCGCCTCTGGTGCATGTGGCACTAGAACATGCACATCAAAATCAGGGTAGTGTTTTTTTAAGTAGCGTGCCTGTTGCCAAACAAAATCAACCATGCCATCACCTTGATAACGTGGAAATGTAGACGCACAGATTAAAATTCGAGTTGTCATATTTAGCAATTCATCCCTGGACCTAGAAAGTTAATCTTTGTCCCGCTTTTGCGATTGCATTTCGAGCTCCATTCTCCGCACTTTCTCTAATGTTTGCTCAACTAAGTGACGATTGAAGTTGATCAAATCGGCCAATAAGGCGATCAAAAAAGTAATAAAACCCAGAACGGTTAGCGTGCCACCGATTATCAGGGATTGAATGTGGCCGCCACCGTCGCCGGTAAAATAGAAATACATGAAGCGAATAATCGGAATAAGACCTAGGGTGGTTAAAATCAGGCTGATAAAGAAGAACACTTTGAGCGGTTGGTACATGGTGTACATGCGCACTATGGTGGTTAGTTGGCGCTCAATGAATTTTGGGATACTGGTAAAAAGGCGTGACTCGCGGGTTTTTTCATTGGTTTCAACTGGCACTGAGGTAACGGCCATATGCTTCTTACCAGCTTGGATCAAGGCTTCTATGGTGTAACTGAAAGGCGATACGATATTAAGTTGCAGTGCTGCGTCACGACTATAGGCTCTGAACCCGCTTACCGCGTCAGGTACGTCTACTCCGGATAGTTGGCGCACCACAAAGCTGCCGAGGCGTTGTAGGAACTTTTTAAATGGTGAAAAATGGTTAATTTGAGCGGTTTTTCTATCTCCAACTACAACATCAGCACTGCCGTCGAGGATAGGCTGGATCAATTTAGGGATGTCCCAACCCGCATATTGGTTGTCACCATCGGTATTGACAATGATATCTGCACCGCGTTTTAAACACTCATCTATGCCTTTGCGAAAGGTGCGCGCTAAA
Above is a window of Aliiglaciecola sp. LCG003 DNA encoding:
- a CDS encoding glycosyltransferase family 2 protein, with protein sequence MKLIVQIPCYNEEHTLPATFNDIPKTIEGIDSVEIMIIDDGSKDQTIEVAKKLGVDHIIVNKNNRGLARTFRKGIDECLKRGADIIVNTDGDNQYAGWDIPKLIQPILDGSADVVVGDRKTAQINHFSPFKKFLQRLGSFVVRQLSGVDVPDAVSGFRAYSRDAALQLNIVSPFSYTIEALIQAGKKHMAVTSVPVETNEKTRESRLFTSIPKFIERQLTTIVRMYTMYQPLKVFFFISLILTTLGLIPIIRFMYFYFTGDGGGHIQSLIIGGTLTVLGFITFLIALLADLINFNRHLVEQTLEKVRRMELEMQSQKRDKD
- a CDS encoding glycosyltransferase, with translation MTNNLNPKPPIVSVVMACYREPLDWFGAAVDSILAQTLADFEFIIVLDDPNNLSIREYLYQKQLSDGRIVIIENASNLGLAKSLMKGIEQSTGAFIARMDADDVAYQERLKVQYQFLLANQQVGLVGSAIENIDELGNVLGKQYFQSDYALMKKMIPYCSVACHPTWMFTKQAYDKIKGYRNLSTAQDYDFLYRLIDAEIEIHNLPVALLQYRIHNASITSGMSLKRYKIRRYIHKLHHDRVRQGHDHFCEQELQHFIDQASPNKLVSKLLTQLRQSEQSNSPMKYVILPCLAILSNDIRQRITDHLKLKLLLAKHTKSQDLS
- a CDS encoding glycosyltransferase family 4 protein yields the protein MTTRILICASTFPRYQGDGMVDFVWQQARYLKKHYPDFDVHVLVPHAPEASQYEVWEGVHIHRYKYFKPESFQTLVYPAIWPNIKEKPLRLFQVPFLLAACYFATRRIVQQYKIDLIYSHWFTPQGLMCNRVANQFSIPHTLTSHAADITILRKIPFLGNYLVRKILPQFKAISFAGSRGRNQALDFFDSNTRDEIEVKSTVLPMGVDLNLPDCSADENQQVNDGKLRLVFVGRLAEKKGVTYLLHAMADVLNKGIPVQLDLLGDGPLLGDIKQQVNALNLSNSVKFHGFVNGQDKFRVLSQADLFVLPSIVTADGDAEGLPVSLLEAMSAGMLCCASDESGAPDIIEDGKTAILFKAKSSEALANVIQQVSLMDNTSRAAIANNAKAAGIEFLWDNMIHKHAAYLITPFIGLDRRDQ